The following are from one region of the Apostichopus japonicus isolate 1M-3 chromosome 17, ASM3797524v1, whole genome shotgun sequence genome:
- the LOC139954715 gene encoding uncharacterized protein has translation MYEFTESCTVYQMQRCRWLLLSLEKGSTASLAGKSLDQIEVDKDDEIDNIESSDDTDDSDEEEEEEKDTSRDEGSMESVGSLHQANGTTFESTNSEGEEPPSMKKGRKYQRRVWTEDEKRVVLKEFRREIALNQLPGKTAIDRVMEKYSCFDGRKWTNIKDFIRNHSGRANKKWY, from the exons ATGTACGAGTTCACAGAGAGTTGTACCGTTTACCAGATGCAACGCTGCAGGTGGCTACTTCTCTCTTTGGAGAAAGGGTCAACAGCAAGCTTGGCAGGAAAGTCTTTGGACCAAATTGAAGTTGACAAAGATGATG AAATTGACAACATAGAATCATCTGATGATACAGATGATAgtgatgaggaggaggaagaggagaagGACACAAGTAGGGATGAGGGCAGCATGGAAAGTGTAGGGTCTCTGCATCAAGCTAATGGCACCACTTTTGAAAGCACTAATTCCGAAGGAGAAGAACCACCCAGTATGAAGAAAG GGAGAAAATACCAAAGGAGGGTATGGACAGAAGATGAGAAAAGAGTAGTTTTAAAGGAATTCAGACGAGAAATAGCATTAAACCAATTGCCTGGAAAGACAGCTATTGATAGGGTGATGGAAAAGTACAGTTGTTTTGATGGAAGGAAGTGGACCAATATTAAAGACTTCATAAGAAATCACTCTGGAAGGGCTAACAAAAAGTGGTATTAG
- the LOC139985164 gene encoding uncharacterized protein: protein MVVSFESRVREGENAPSEEEQMATCSPASKEPDKRIDVMKTVEDWVRHSDLMSTDEQLAVCEPDSVSEGVIPRSFLTDSEHPMPTCSSTSAELEKTYDVMRSSEDCNGHPNLVLTQEQPAFVEGKSISEEAVPCNSLPEPEHLMDTISSILTELDKTNNVIGSKHDGVGHPDVTLTDQQQRFVEQHSVPEDTQSYHSASELDSDNDDSDDDYEDDDVVPPSDD from the exons ATGGTG GTTTCTTTTGAGAGCCGTGTCCGAGAAGGAGAAAATGCTCCATCTGAAG AAGAACAGATGGCTACTTGCAGTCCAGCATCCAAGGAGCCAGACAaaagaattgatgttatgaaaACAGTGGAAGATTGGGTTAGACATTCAGATCTGATGTCAACGGACGAACAACTGGCAGTTTGTGAGCCAGATTCGGTTTCTGAAG GAGTAATTCCACGTAGCTTCCTCACTGACTCAGAACATCCCATGCCTACTTGTAGCTCGACATCTGCAGAACTAGAAAAAACTTATGATGTTATGAGATCATCAGAGGATTGTAATGGGCATCCAAATCTCGTGTTAACACAGGAACAACCAGCCTTTGTTGAAGGAAAGTCAATTTCAGAAG AGGCTGTTCCATGTAACTCCCTCCCTGAACCAGAGCATCTTATGGATACTATCAGTTCCATATTAACAGAGCTAGACAAAACTAACAATGTTATTGGATCAAAGCATGATGGCGTCGGGCATCCAGATGTGACGTTAACAGACCAACAACAACGATTCGTTGAGCAACATTCTGTTCCTGAAG ATACACAGTCTTATCATTCTGCCTCCGAGCTTGACAGCGACAATGACGACagtgatgatgattatgaagATGATGATGTTGTGCCACCATCTgatgattga